In a genomic window of Nomascus leucogenys isolate Asia chromosome 4, Asia_NLE_v1, whole genome shotgun sequence:
- the POMGNT2 gene encoding protein O-linked-mannose beta-1,4-N-acetylglucosaminyltransferase 2, translating into MHLSAVFNALLVSVLAAVLWKHVRLREHAATLEEELALGRQATEPAPALRIDYPKALQILMEGGTHMVCTGRTHTDRICRFKWLCYSNEAEEFIFFHGNTSVMLPNLGSRRFQPALLDLSTVEDHNTQYFNFVELPAAALRFMPKPVFVPDVALIANRFNPDNLMHVFHDDLLPLFYTLRQFPGLAHEARLFFMEGWGEGAHFDLYKLLSPKQPLLRAQLKTLGRLLCFSHAFVGLSKITTWYQYGFVQPQGPKANILVSGNEIRQFARFMTEKLNVSHTGVPLGEEYILVFSRTQNRLILNEAELLLALAQEFQMKTVTVSLEDHTFADVVRLVSNASMLVSMHGAQLVTTLFLPRGATVVELFPYAVNPDHYTPYKTLAMLPGMDLQYVAWRNMMPENTVTHPERPWDQGGITHLDRAEQARILQSREVPRHLCCRNPEWLFRIYQDTKVDIPSLIQTIRRVVKGRPGPWKQKWTVGLYPGKVREARCQASVHGASEARLTVSWQIPWNLKYLKVREVKYEVWLQEQGENTYVPYILALQNHTFTENIKPFTTYLVWVRCIFNKILLGPFADVLVCST; encoded by the coding sequence ATGCACCTCTCGGCGGTGTTCAACGCCCTCCTGGTGTCGGTGCTGGCAGCGGTCCTGTGGAAGCATGTGCGGCTGCGTGAGCATGCAGCCACACTGGAGGAGGAGCTGGCCCTCGGCCGACAGGCCACAGAGCCAGCCCCAGCACTGAGGATCGACTACCCGAAGGCACTGCAGATCCTGATGGAGGGCGGCACACACATGGTGTGCACGGGCCGCACGCACACAGACCGCATCTGCCGCTTCAAGTGGCTCTGCTACTCCAACGAGGCTGAGGAATTCATCTTTTTCCATGGCAACACCTCTGTCATGCTGCCCAACCTGGGCTCCCGGCGCTTCCAGCCAGCCCTGCTTGACCTATCCACCGTGGAGGACCACAACACTCAGTACTTCAACTTCGTGGAGCTGCCTGCTGCTGCCCTGCGCTTCATGCCCAAGCCGGTGTTCGTGCCAGACGTGGCCCTGATCGCCAACCGCTTCAACCCCGACAACCTCATGCACGTCTTTCACGACGACCTGCTGCCACTCTTCTACACCCTGCGGCAGTTTCCCGGCCTGGCCCACGAGGCACGGCTCTTCTTCATGGAGGGCTGGGGCGAGGGTGCACACTTCGACCTCTACAAGCTGCTTAGCCCCAAGCAGCCTCTCCTGCGGGCACAGCTGAAGACCCTGGGCCGGCTGCTGTGCTTCTCCCATGCTTTTGTGGGCCTCTCCAAGATCACTACCTGGTACCAATATGGCTTTGTGCAGCCCCAGGGCCCAAAGGCCAACATCCTCGTCTCAGGCAATGAGATCCGGCAGTTTGCACGGTTCATGACAGAAAAGCTGAACGTGAGCCACACAGGAGTGCCCCTAGGCGAGGAGTACATTCTGGTCTTTAGCCGAACCCAGAACAGACTCATTCTGAATGAGGCAGAGCTGCTGCTGGCACtggcccaggagttccagatgaaGACAGTGACAGTGTCCCTGGAGGACCACACCTTTGCTGATGTTGTGCGGCTGGTCAGCAATGCCTCCATGCTGGTCAGCATGCATGGGGCCCAGCTGGTCACCACCCTCTTCCTGCCCCGTGGGGCAACTGTGGTAGAGCTCTTCCCATATGCTGTCAATCCCGACCACTACACTCCCTATAAGACGCTGGCCATGCTGCCTGGCATGGACCTCCAGTATGTAGCCTGGCGGAACATGATGCCAGAGAACACAGTCACACACCCTGAGCGGCCCTGGGATCAGGGGGGCATCACCCACCTGGACCGGGCTGAGCAAGCCCGTATCCTGCAAAGCCGTGAGGTCCCACGGCATCTCTGTTGCCGGAACCCCGAGTGGCTCTTCCGAATCTACCAGGACACCAAGGTGGACATCCCATCCCTCATTCAAACCATACGGCGCGTGGTGAAGGGCCGGCCAGGACCATGGAAGCAGAAGTGGACAGTCGGCCTATATCCAGGCAAGGTGCGGGAGGCACGGTGCCAGGCGTCAGTGCATGGCGCCTCCGAGGCCCGCCTCACTGTCTCCTGGCAGATCCCATGGAACCTTAAATACCTGAAGGTGAGGGAGGTGAAGTACGAGGTGTGGCTGCAGGAGCAGGGGGAGAACACTTACGTGCCTTACATCCTGGCTCTGCAGAACCACACCTTCACTGAGAACATCAAGCCCTTCACCACCTACCTGGTGTGGGTCCGCTGCATCTTCAACAAGATCCTCCTGGGACCCTTTGCAGATGTGCTGGTGTGCAGCACGTAG